Part of the Natrialbaceae archaeon AArc-T1-2 genome, AACCGACGCGGCCTCGATCTACTCGGCCACGCGATTGCCGACGATCGTCGAGTACGGTCCGGCCGGGGCGTTCTCGCACGAACCGCTCGAGTTCGTCGAACGCGAGTCCGTTCTCGACGGCGCGGCCGCCATGCTCGAGCTGACGATTCGACAGCTCGGAGTTGCTTGATACACACGTCGACCCGTGGACGCCGTCTCGAACAGGACCGCTGTTCGACGTTGAGATCGGCGACGATCGGGTCGTCGATTTCGTCGCGACTGTCGACATGCAAGCGCGTACGACGGTCGGAACGCTCGTCGTTCGTCCGGACGAACCGCTGTAACCGCTTTTTCTGCGATCCAGCTCGGGTCGAGCGACGGCTGTGTCTCGACGCCGAGGGTGGTCGACGAAACGACAGCCTTCTAGTAGAACGCTTCAGCAACGAGCAGCGGCAACACGAGCGTGGCCTCCGCTTCGACCTGCGTAAAGTTGGTCTCGGTATCGTCTTTGACCTTTCCCCACGAAACGGCTTCGTTCGGTGGGGCGCCCGAGAGCGAGCCGTCGCCTTCCATTCCCGTCGAAATGTACACCGCATACTCCGCACCGCCGCGGAACAGGTTCGTCATGATCGCGTGATGTTTCGGTACGCCGGCACCCACTGCGATGAGGCCGGTCTTCTCCGCGAGCATACCGTCTTCGATGAGCGACGTGTAATCGTCGAGAATCTCGATACCCACATCTGCATCCTGTCCGCGGCTGTAGTAATACAGGAAATTCCCGACTTCCGCGTCGGTCAGTGCCGGACAGTAGATGGGGACGTCGTTGTCCGCCGCCTGTTTCAGCACCGAATCCTCATCGTCCAGCGTCTCGCCGAGTTCTCGAGCGAACGCGGTCGGCGTTCGGACCTTCTCTTCGGCGAAGAACTCGTCGAAGAAGTCATAGAGGTACTCCTCGAGCCAGACGTAACGATCGGACGGGACGAAGATGTTCCCGAGGCGGTTGATTCCGCGTTCGCGGAGGGCGGCTTCGTCGGCGTCCCACTCTCCCAGTTTGAACGGCTTGGCTGTCTTGATGACGTCTTCCGTGAGCGAGCCGGAAGTGGTGATAATGACGTCGACGTGACCGTCGCGAACGAGTGCTGCGATGACCTCACGCAGCCCCGACGAGATGATGTTCGACGTCAAGGTGAGATAGATCGTCGCATCTTCGTCTTGCATTCGCTTCGTGATGTCGATCGCTTCGGCGAGGTGCGTTGCCTGAAAGCCCGTGGTTTCGTAGGTCGCGAGCAGGTCCGAGAGCGTCGTTTCACCGCGGAAATCGTGTCCGCGGATGTCGGCCGTCTCAAGCGTTTCGTCGCTGCCGGGTACGACGTGGTCCCGGGTCGAATCGTCGTCCATATCGGACCAAGTGGCTAGTCGCGTTTGAATCACTCGAGATGGACCGCGAACCGCCCGAACCGCCCGAGAATCCTGAGAAGTGCGTCGGAATCGATGTGGGGATTCTCAAGTACGCCCATGATACGGACGGCACGGCGGTCGGGTCGCTCGACCTTTCGAACGAACGTGAACGCTTGGAGCGCGAGCAACGGAAGCTCTCGCGGAAGCAACACGGCTCGAACAACTGGGAGAAACAACATCAGCGCGTCGCGGAGTGTCACGCCAACCTCCGACGGAAGCGCCGCGACTTCTTGCACAAACTCTCGAACTACTACGCTCGGGAGTACGACCTCGTGGCGGTCGAAGACCTGAACGTGAAGGGGATGATGGAATCGCCGTCGAACAGCCGCAACACCGCATCAGCGGCGTGGCGGACGTTCCTCTCGTTGTTTGAATACAAGTGTGAGCGGGAGGGGACACACTTTGTGGCGGTCAACCCGAGAGGGACGACCAAGGAGTGTGCGTCGTGTGGCGTTTCGACGGAGAAGCCGTTGTGGGTCCGTGAACATTCCTGTCTTGCCTGCGGGTTTGAGGCGGACAGGGATGCGAACGCGGCGTGGAACATTCTTTCTCGCGGCCTCGAAGATGTAGGAGTGGGATACTCCGAATCAACGCCTGTGGAGACTGCGCTCGCTGTGGACACCGTCGTGTCTGCAAAGCGCGTCGTGGAAGCAGGAAGCCCTACCCTCAAGGAGCGAACGGCGTCAGCCGTGAACGAATAGGGTAGGGTAGGGTAGTTCACTCGCTGATGAACTTGTTGTCCCGCCAGTTAACCCCACCTTCGGAGTCATTGCGATCGCGCGGTCCCTCGACGACCTCGACGTCCGCCGGCCGAGGCTCGCCGTCGACGATGCGAGTCGCCTCGAGTTCGCCGTCCCGTTCTGAGATCGCTGTGAGGGTTCCCTTCTCGGTCTGTTCGGCGATCCCACACAGTACGAGGAACATTTCGTACTGGAGCAGGGAGTTCTGCAGGACGGTCTCGCGGTCGCCTTTGAACGCGGCGAACTCGATAAGTTCCGATTCGATCTCCTCTTCTTCCTCTTCGTCCCAGCGGAAGGAGTTGCGTCGCTCGTCCGGATCCTCTTCGTAGACCCGGTTTTCGGTGACGCTCGCTTTCAACTGTGCCGTCGGCGTGTACTTGCTTACGTCCTCGTCCTCGGCGACGGCTTTAAGGATGAGCGTGTTGTTTCGTCGTGTGATCTCGACGTCGTCGATCCCGTCCGGGAACGTCATCGCCTCGATGTGGTCGTGGAGGTCATCGAGTGGCAGTTCGAGCGTCGAGTGGAGCCGATATACGTGTCTGGATTCCTCTGACATGGATGGAAAGGGGAGTTCTCTCAGGTGCTAGTACGCGGGCGTGGCTTATATGACCTGCTATTATATTCCGTCTGAAACTGACAATAAATAACGGTCGCAGGAGTGTGTCGTTCGGAAAACGCGGCCGATCATCTCTCCCACGGCTCGGCCGTCGTCTCGCCGAACAGCTCGCGCATCAGGATCACGATGCTCTCTGGTGGGAACTGTCCGTGTTCGGTGACGATCGCGTCGACGTGACGTGGCGGGGTGACGTCGAACGCGGGGTTTTCGACGGCGGGTCCCGGATCGTCCGGCCGGCCGTCGGTGATCGCCTCGCGTTCGGCTGTCGACAGCACCTCGGTCTCCGCACGGCGTTCGATCTCGACGGTGTGACCGGTCAACGTGTCCGGATGGAGCTTGATCGTTTGAGCGGCGACCACAACCGGAACGCCCCGCTCGCGCGCGCTGACTGCAAGCCCGCTCGTGCCGATCTTGTTGATGACACTGCCGTCGGCCGCGATGCTGTCGGCTCCGACGAGCACGTGATCCGCCGCGTCCAGGTACCGGTGGGCCGCATTGTCGACGATCAGCGTCACGGGAACGTCCCACCCCCGCAACTCACCGGCCGTGATATGGCCCTGCTTTCGCGGCCGCGTCTCTTTGACGATCGCCTCGAGATCTTTCCCCGACTCGACTGCCGCCTTCACGCACGCGAGCGCGTCCGTGGAATGACAGTGAGTCATCACGACGTCGCCGTCTTTCAGCCGGTTTGCTCCCACCTGGCCGAGTCGATCCTGTGCCTGCTCGAGGTCGCCGCGAAATTGCTCGGCGCGGTCGATCGTCGCCGTCCGGAGTTCGGCGACGGTCTCGCCCTCGAGGCCACGAAAGACGTACCGGAGCGCGTTCGGCAGGCTGACTGCAGTCGGGCGCGTCTCGTACAGCTCCCGCGCAGCGGCCTGCAACTCCGCGCGAAATGCCTCCGGCGTCGTCGCGTCCGACTCCTCGGCCTGGGCTGCGAGTGCCGCCGCGGTAGCGTCTGCGATGGCTGCAGCGCCCCGTGTCTCCATCGACTCGATGGCGGTCGCGGTCTCGAGGACGGCCGGGGCGACGGCCGGGCGGTCCGCTGTCATGGGTAGTGGTTGGTCCCCGCAGACCAAAAGGAACGTGGGCGGTCGTACCCCGGCGCGACGTTGCCGACCGACGACGGGCGGCTTTTTGATGGTTCGCCGATTCGAGTACCCATGGACCGCACCGAACTCGCGCCCATGATCGACCACACCGTGCTCGGTCCCGAGACGACTCCCAGCGACGTCGACCGGGTCCTCGAGGAAGCGGCCGAGTACGGCACGAACGCCTGCATTCCGCCGTGTTACCTCGAGCACGTCCCCGACGAGGGAGACGTCACAGTCGCGACAGTGATCGGCTTTCCCCACGGTCAACACGCCACCAAGGCGAAGCTCCAGGAGGCCGTCCTCGCCTGGCAGGCCGGCGCGGACGAACTCGACGCCGTCTGCAACGTCGGCCGACTGAAAGCCGGCGAGGATGAGGCCGTCGCCGACGAACTGAGCGAACTCGTCGCCGCCGTCCCGATCCCGGTGAAGGTCATCCTCGAGACGCCGCTGCTTTCCGACGCGGAGATTCGGCGGGCCTGCGAGACAGCTCTTGAGGCCGACGCCGCGATGGTCAAGACCGCGACGGGGTTTGCCGACGGCGTCGGTTCGGAGAAACGACGTGCAAACGACAGCGCCGCAAGCGGCGGCGCGACCGTCTCGGACGTCGAACTGATGAGCGAGTACCTGCCCGTGAAAGCAAGCGGCGGCATCGGCACGTACGAGGAGGCGATGGCGATGATCGACGCCGGAGCCGAGCGGATCGGCGCTTCCAGCGGGACCGAGATTCTCGAGGGGGCACCCGAGAGCGACCCCTGATCACGCTCGAACCGTCACTCCTGTCCGAGCAACTGGTCGACGACCGGGGACTCGTCCTCGCCGAGTGCCGAGCGCACGAGCAGGTGGCCGCCGAGTTCGGACAGCGCGATGACGTCGTCAGCGCCGGCGCGTCTGAGCTTCGGGGTGTTTTCCCGGTCGTTCGCGACGGTCGCGATCCGGGCGTCGGGCCGGAGTTCCCGGGCGGTCAGCACGGCGAGTGCGTCCTGTGCGTCGTCGTCCGTGGCCACGAGGATCGCCCGTGCGTTCGCGATCTTCGCCCGCCGGAGCGGCTCCTCGTCGCTCGGGTCGGCGGTGAGAACGCGGACGTCCTGTTCGGAGAGCTGTGTGGCCGCCCGCTCGTCGTCGGTGACGACGAGAAACTGGACGTCGGCGGCGTCGAGTGCGTTCACGATCGGTTCGGTCAGGTTCCCGTGGCCGAGCACGAGGACGTGGTCGTCTAGGAGTTCGAGTTCTGATTCGGTCATGATTCCGAGCGTCTTCGAGAGCCGGGCCTGGATCGCCGGCCCGACGAGTGCCCCGATGGCGATACCGAAGCTGGCCACCCCGAGGACGACGACCGACATCGTAAACAGCATCGCTTCCTCGCTGCCCGGCGTCACGTCGCCGTAGCCGACGGTACTCGAGGTGATCAGCGTGAAGTAGAAGGCATCGAGCAGCGTATCGATCCCCTCGAAGTCCTCGCGGAGGGCGAACGCGCCGAACGTGCCGTAGGCCTGGACGCCCACGAGGGCAGCCCCTGCCGCGAGCTGTGTCGTCGTAAGCGACAGCGACCGATCGAACCGGCCGCGGGTGAGAAACAACGAGGGGATAGCAAGCACCGAGAGGACGACCAGCGGCAGGGCGTAGATGCTCGCCTGCAACAGCCCCTGCAAGGCGGTGATCGGCAACAGGACGAGCGTCGCCCACCAGCCGACCCGGAGTCCACGCCGGAGCGCGAGCGCGCTCGCGACCATCAGAAAGCCCGTGAACGCGCCGGTAAAGCCAGCCGTGTTCTGGACCGGCTCCGGCACGTGTGGCGCGAGCGGGCCGTAGACGGCGTCGACGTCGAGGTTGACGATCCCGGTCACGACCGACAGCAAGGCGACGGAAAGTGCCAGCGCGACGGTCGCCCGCGTCGTCAGGACGCGTCGCCAGTTCGTCGCGAGCTCTTCGCCCGGCTGCTCGTCGGCCATACTGGCTGGTGTGTGGCCGTGATGATAAACGTCTCGAGCGACCACGAACGGAGACCTCCGGAGAGACGGGCCCGTGGCGGTAGCTACTTGCCGTCGGGACCGAAAGCGCCATACATGGAGTGGAAGCTGTTCGCCGACCTCGCAGAACACGCGGGAGACCGACACGTGACCGTCGACGTCGATTCCGGTGAGACGGTCGGAGACGCCCTCGATGCACTGCTCGAGGACCGTCCGGCGCTCGCAGACCGGGTTCTCGACGACGACGGCGAGTTACGATCCCAGATCAACGTCCTTCGAAACGGCGCAGACGTCGGAAGCCAGGAAGATGGTCTCGAAACCGAACTCGACGCCGGTGACGAGTTAGCGCTGTTCCCGCCGGTAAGCGGCGGCGGCAGGCGGTAGTCGCGCTCCCAAAACGGCTTTTGGGTATCCGCTCGAATCGTCTCATGTGTCAACCGGTGTCATCCTCGCTGGCGGTCGGTCGACCCGATTCGGCGAGACGGACAAGGTAGTCGCCGAACTCGCTGGCGTTCCGATGATCCGTCGGGTCGCAAAGCGGCTCGCTGATGCGGTCGACGCCGTCGTGATCAACTGCCGTCGCGACCAGTGCGAATCGATCGCGGCGGCGATGGACGGATATCCCCACGACGTCGGATTCGCGATCGACGAAGAGCCCGATCGCGGTCCGATGGCCGGCATCTACGAGGGACTTCGGGCCGTCGACAGCGAGTACGCCGTCGTCGTCGCCTGTGACATGCCGTTTGTCGATCCCGCGTTCGTCCAGTACCTCCTCGAGCGCGTCGCCGGCCACGAGGCCGCCGTCCCACGACTCGAAGATCGGTGGTTCCAGACCACCCAGGCGGCCTACCACGCCGACGCGATGGCGACCGCCTGCGAGGATGCACTGGACGACGGCGAGCGAAAGATCATCGAGCCGCTGTTCGAACTCGACTACGTCGTCCTCGACGAACCCGACGTTCGCGAGCACGCGACTCTGGAGACGTTTCGAAACGTCAACACGCGCGGGGAACTCGAGCGGGCGGCTGCCGATCTCGGATAGGCTGGTATTAGCCCCGGAGGTCGAGGACCAGTTCCTCGCCGTCGCGTTCGAAGCTCGTCCCGAACGGTTCGGAGAGTTCGCGCATCCGATCGCGCGACCACGACGCCGCCGGCTCCGTAGCGCGGTAGACGGTACAGCGTTCGATCATCGTCGGGAACAGTCGAAGCGTCTCGATCGATCCCGTCTCCGACTCGAGCGTGGCCGTAAACAGAAAACTCCGATCGTTGCGACGTTCGTGGTCGACGGCGTAGTCGTCGACGAAGTCGCCACAGTCGTACAGGACGGGAACGTCGTCGATCACCTCGATCCCCTGGAAGACGTGTGCGCTGTGGCCGTGGACGAGGTCGACGCCCTCGTCGACGAGAAACCGGGCGAACCGGCGGAACTCGGGTGGTGGCTCGGTAACCATGTTCGGTCCCCAGTGTAGCGAGGCGACGAGCAGGTCCGGCTCCGTCGCGTTCGCGTCAGCGATCGCTTCGCCCGCTCGCTCTCTCGCGAGGTCGTCGTCGTCTCCGATGGGGACGTAGGCGGTCCCCGGCTCGTCGGGCCCGACCGCGTACTCCGGCGTGTTGTCGGTCAGCGAGACGAACGCGATCGTCACCCCATCGACCTCGATCGTCGCCGGCGCGAACGCCTCGCCCTCGGTTCGACCCGCACCCGCGTGGGCGATCCCCGCCTCGGACAACTCCTCGAGCGTATCACGCATGGCGGGTTCCTCGAAATCCAGCACGTGGTTGTTCGCGAGCGCCGCAAACGAGACGCCGGCGTCGGTGAGTGCGGGTACGGCCCACGACGGATCGGCACGGAAATGAAAGGGCCGGTGCGTTCGCGACCAGGGCGAGCCCCGCGTCGAGAGAGCACACTCGAGGTTGATCGCCAGCGCGTCGAGCGACCGGAGCCGCTCGCGGACGTCGCCCCAGACCTCGCTGACGTCCCGGGTCCGGTACCGTTCGTCGACGAGTCGGCCGAGCATCACGTCGCCCGTCAGACCGAACCGGAGGGTGCCCGTCATACTCGCCCATCGTACGACATCCACCGAAATAAAGGGCCGTCCGTACATGCCGCGGCGGCTGTCACAAGTCGCGAGTGACGGTCTCGGGACGAGGGGTGGTGACCGTCGGCTGATCGCCGGCCGACTCCGGCGTGCGAACCGGACGCGTGGTCTCCGTATGGCTGACCATTCGTCCGCCATGCCCCGACTTTTGTGTACACACCAACGATAATGTCTCTTCGGAAGAGCGTAGAAAAGGACATTCGTGTCGATATCGGGTCCAAAAGATCATACTTGCTCTATACACAAACGCTTTAGTACAGCGTTCGTTTGGGATAGGTGAGTAGAAGATGACGAACGGAAACCCGACTACGGCAGAACGCGACGTACTCGAAACGATCGAGGCGGAAGACGTCGACTTCCTCCGTCTCCAGTTCACGGACATTCTCGGGACGGTCAAGAACGTCTCCGTCCCAGCTCGCCAGGCCGAGAAGGCGTTCACCGAGGGGATCTACTTCGACGGCTCCTCGATCGAGGGCTTCGTCCGCATCCAGGAGTCGGACATGCGCCTCGTCCCCGACCCGGAGACGTTCGCGGTCTTGCCCTGGCGGGCCAACGGCGAGAGCGCCGCCGCGCGGATGATCTGTGACGTCTACGACACCTCCACGGACGAACCCTTCGAGGGCGATCCACGCTACGTCCTCAAACAGGCACTCGAGCGCGCGAAAAAGCTCGGCTACACCGTCAACACCGCGCCCGAACCCGAGTTCTTCCTGTTCGAGGAAGATGAGGACGGTCGGGCGACGACCGAGACCGCAGACCACGGCGGCTACTTCGACGTTGCACCCAAGGACCTGGCGAGTGACGTCCGCCGGGACATCATCTACGGGCTCGAGGACATGGGCTTCGAGATCGAAGCCAGCCATCACGAGGTCGCCCGCGGCCAGTACGAGATCAACTTCGAGTACGACGACGCGCTCTCGACGGCGGACAACGTCGCGACCTTCCGGACCGTCGTTCGTGCGATCGCCGCCGAACACGACCTCCACGCGACGTTCATGCCGAAACCGATCCCGCGGATCAACGGCTCGGGCATGCACACCCACATGTCCCTGCTGACCGAAGACGGCGAAAACGCCTTCCACGACGAAGACGACGAGTTCGACCTCTCGGAGACGGCCCACTCGTTTCTCGCGGGGATTCTCGAGCACGCCCCCGCGATCACGGCGGTCGCAAACCCCACCGTCAACAGCTACAAGCGCCTGGTGCCGGGCTACGAAGCGCCGGTCTACGTCGCCTGGTCCGATCGCAACCGATCGGCGCTAATCCGCAAACCCGCCGCACGGGTGCCTGCGGCCTCCCGAGTCGAACTGCGTTCGCCCGACCCCTCCTGTAACCCCTACCTCGCCTTCGCCGCCATGATCCACGCCGGGCTCGACGGCATCGAGCGCGACCTCGAGGCACCCGAACCTGTCCGGGAGAACATCTACGAGTTCGACGAGGAAAAACGCGAAGAGTACGGTATCGACACGCTGCCGGCGAACCTCGGCGACGCCGTCGCCGCCCTCGAGGACGACGACGTGATCTACGGCGCACTCGGCGAGCACGTCGCGCCGAAGTTCGTCGAAGCAAAGACCCAGGAGTTCGAGGAGTACATCGTCGAGGTCTCCGAGTGGGAACTCGGGCGCTACCTCGAGACGTTCTAACGTCGCTCGTCGCCAGCTTCCGACGGGCTAGTCCCCGACGACCGGATCGCGCTCCCAGAAGTCGCTGTCTTTTTTCAGTTTCGGGACCCAGGTGTCTGTCGTCTTCGAGAGGAGGGTGACGTGGGAGGCAGGCACCTGTTTGAGTTCGGGGTGGTCGGGCATGTACTCGCCGACGCGTTCGGCAAACTCGACGACCGCCTCGTGGTCGGGCATCGACGACCGATCGAGCCGGCCGCGAGAGTGACCGACGTGCATGTACGCCTTGAGTTCGACGAAGTCGGGATCGGCCCGCCGGAAGAGTCCGGCGTACCAGCCGGGGCTGTGCATGTTCTCGCCGTCGATCAGCGTCGTCCGCAGGACCGTGCGAGTCTCGTCTTTCGCCGCGAGGACGTCGAGCGTCTCGAGCAGTTTCTCCCAGGCGTCGTCCTCGGTGGCCTTGACGACCTGATCGAAGGTGTGACGCTCGGGAGCGTCGACGCTGACGTAGAGCTGGGTCGGATCACACTCCCGGATCACGTCGGGCCGGGTGCCGTTCGAGACGAGGAACGTGGTGACGTCCCGGTCGTGAAACGCCTCGATGAGTTCGGACAGGTAGGGATACAGCGTCGGCTCGCCGTCGAGACTGATGGCGACGTGGCGTGGCTCCATCGCTTCCTCGAACACCTCACGGGGGACTTTCTCGTTACCGCCGAAGCCCGAGAGTAGCTTCTTCTGGAGGTCGATCGAGGCGTCGACGACGGCTTCGGGATCGTCCCACTCGACGTCGTCCATCTCGTAGGCGTGACCGCTGTGATCGCGCCAGCAGAAGACACAGCGCTCGTTACAGCGGACGACCGGCGTCATCTGGATGCAGCGGTGGGACTCGATGCCGTACCAGATGTTCTTGTAACACTTCCCTTCGCCCCGCAGGGCGTTTTTCGTCCAGCCGCAGGTCTGGGCCGCCGTGTGGTTCTCGTTGTGGTAGTCCGGGTTCGAGACCTGCATCGGCCCGCCGTCGTCGTCCTCGTCGTCGGTGTCGACGCCCGCACCGACGCCCGTATCGGCGGAGTCGCTCATGTTGCCCTCGCTTGGACAGGGATCGTCAAAAGGCGTGTGGTGTTGATCGTCGGAACTGGATCCGCCCAACGCGGAAAGAATCGACGCCACCCGTCGACGACAGACCCGTAAGCCCCCACATTGATCGATACCACACCATGCAGACGACTCCGGGTCCGCTGGTAGGTCGCGATGGTCCGGAAAGCTATCACGTTCCGGACCGGCGAGTATCCGACCACGGAAGACGCGATGCTGGCCGCGGGCGCGTACACGCTGGTGCTTCTCGGACTGGTCACGCTGCTCTGGGTCTACTACTCGAGGGAACGGGTGGACTAGAGACCGGACCGGCGGGCCGCCCGACCGAGACGGGCGACCGCGTTATACTATCGGACGTAACTGTGTGACGATTCTCGCCACCCCGGTGCGGCGAGAATCTTTCACGACTTCCGTCCGGCAGTATTAGCTACCGTCCCGAACGCGCTCGAGCACCGACAGGGTCCCGTCGGCGTGGGCCGTTTCCAGGACCTCGTCGGCCGCTGCCTTCGCTACCTCGTCGGCGTTCGAGACGGCGACGCTGTGGCCGACGACCTCGAAGGTGGCGGCGTCGTTCTCGGAGTCACCGACGGCGACCGTCTCCGCGAGGTCGAATCCGACCGCGTCGGCGACGGCCTCGACGCCCGCGCCCTTGTCGACGGCCGGATCCTTGACGTGGTAGGCGTAGCCGGAGTCGATCACCTCGAGGCCGTGTTCGGCCGCAAGTTCTCGCAGCGGCGTCTCTGGCTGGGAGTGCTCGACGGCGATTTCGGTCTCCCGCCAGCGGTTGACGGTGTCCTCTGGCCCCCACCCGAGCGAGTAGCCGGCGTCTTCGTAGGCTTCGGCGACCGCTCGGGGCGCGTCGGGATCGGCGGTGAAGTGGACCTCCTCGCCGGTGTAAACGACGCCGCCGTTCTCGGCGACGACGAGTTCGGGGATGCCGGCGAAGTGACAGAGTGCGACCGGGTACGGAAAGGCCTTCCCGGTGGCGAGAACGACGGGAGCGTCCCACGCACGAAGCGGATCGAAGATGCGCGGGTCGATCCCCCATGTGTCGGGGCGGGTGAGCGTGCCGTCGATGTCCAGCACGAGCGGTGGCGTCATGCTCGAGGCTCGGGGCGTGGCCATCCTAAATGGGACGGTTCCGGTGGGTGCGCGATTTCACACCGTTTATGCCGATCCGTCGCCCCTCTCGGAACAATGACGAACCAGAAGCTCATCGACGCCTTGCGTGAGGCAGAGGCCGTCCAGTTCGGCGAGTTCGAACTCGTCCACGGCGGCACGAGCGAGTACTACGTCGACAAGTACCTCTTCGAGACCGACCCGCGCTGTCTCGAGTTAGTCGCCGAGGCCTTC contains:
- a CDS encoding deoxyhypusine synthase, which translates into the protein MDDDSTRDHVVPGSDETLETADIRGHDFRGETTLSDLLATYETTGFQATHLAEAIDITKRMQDEDATIYLTLTSNIISSGLREVIAALVRDGHVDVIITTSGSLTEDVIKTAKPFKLGEWDADEAALRERGINRLGNIFVPSDRYVWLEEYLYDFFDEFFAEEKVRTPTAFARELGETLDDEDSVLKQAADNDVPIYCPALTDAEVGNFLYYYSRGQDADVGIEILDDYTSLIEDGMLAEKTGLIAVGAGVPKHHAIMTNLFRGGAEYAVYISTGMEGDGSLSGAPPNEAVSWGKVKDDTETNFTQVEAEATLVLPLLVAEAFY
- a CDS encoding DUF7110 family protein; translated protein: MSEESRHVYRLHSTLELPLDDLHDHIEAMTFPDGIDDVEITRRNNTLILKAVAEDEDVSKYTPTAQLKASVTENRVYEEDPDERRNSFRWDEEEEEEIESELIEFAAFKGDRETVLQNSLLQYEMFLVLCGIAEQTEKGTLTAISERDGELEATRIVDGEPRPADVEVVEGPRDRNDSEGGVNWRDNKFISE
- a CDS encoding ribose 1,5-bisphosphate isomerase, coding for MTADRPAVAPAVLETATAIESMETRGAAAIADATAAALAAQAEESDATTPEAFRAELQAAARELYETRPTAVSLPNALRYVFRGLEGETVAELRTATIDRAEQFRGDLEQAQDRLGQVGANRLKDGDVVMTHCHSTDALACVKAAVESGKDLEAIVKETRPRKQGHITAGELRGWDVPVTLIVDNAAHRYLDAADHVLVGADSIAADGSVINKIGTSGLAVSARERGVPVVVAAQTIKLHPDTLTGHTVEIERRAETEVLSTAEREAITDGRPDDPGPAVENPAFDVTPPRHVDAIVTEHGQFPPESIVILMRELFGETTAEPWER
- the deoC gene encoding deoxyribose-phosphate aldolase, yielding MDRTELAPMIDHTVLGPETTPSDVDRVLEEAAEYGTNACIPPCYLEHVPDEGDVTVATVIGFPHGQHATKAKLQEAVLAWQAGADELDAVCNVGRLKAGEDEAVADELSELVAAVPIPVKVILETPLLSDAEIRRACETALEADAAMVKTATGFADGVGSEKRRANDSAASGGATVSDVELMSEYLPVKASGGIGTYEEAMAMIDAGAERIGASSGTEILEGAPESDP
- a CDS encoding NAD-binding protein, translating into MADEQPGEELATNWRRVLTTRATVALALSVALLSVVTGIVNLDVDAVYGPLAPHVPEPVQNTAGFTGAFTGFLMVASALALRRGLRVGWWATLVLLPITALQGLLQASIYALPLVVLSVLAIPSLFLTRGRFDRSLSLTTTQLAAGAALVGVQAYGTFGAFALREDFEGIDTLLDAFYFTLITSSTVGYGDVTPGSEEAMLFTMSVVVLGVASFGIAIGALVGPAIQARLSKTLGIMTESELELLDDHVLVLGHGNLTEPIVNALDAADVQFLVVTDDERAATQLSEQDVRVLTADPSDEEPLRRAKIANARAILVATDDDAQDALAVLTARELRPDARIATVANDRENTPKLRRAGADDVIALSELGGHLLVRSALGEDESPVVDQLLGQE
- a CDS encoding ubiquitin-like small modifier protein 1, whose amino-acid sequence is MEWKLFADLAEHAGDRHVTVDVDSGETVGDALDALLEDRPALADRVLDDDGELRSQINVLRNGADVGSQEDGLETELDAGDELALFPPVSGGGRR
- the mobA gene encoding molybdenum cofactor guanylyltransferase, giving the protein MSTGVILAGGRSTRFGETDKVVAELAGVPMIRRVAKRLADAVDAVVINCRRDQCESIAAAMDGYPHDVGFAIDEEPDRGPMAGIYEGLRAVDSEYAVVVACDMPFVDPAFVQYLLERVAGHEAAVPRLEDRWFQTTQAAYHADAMATACEDALDDGERKIIEPLFELDYVVLDEPDVREHATLETFRNVNTRGELERAAADLG
- a CDS encoding CapA family protein: MTGTLRFGLTGDVMLGRLVDERYRTRDVSEVWGDVRERLRSLDALAINLECALSTRGSPWSRTHRPFHFRADPSWAVPALTDAGVSFAALANNHVLDFEEPAMRDTLEELSEAGIAHAGAGRTEGEAFAPATIEVDGVTIAFVSLTDNTPEYAVGPDEPGTAYVPIGDDDDLARERAGEAIADANATEPDLLVASLHWGPNMVTEPPPEFRRFARFLVDEGVDLVHGHSAHVFQGIEVIDDVPVLYDCGDFVDDYAVDHERRNDRSFLFTATLESETGSIETLRLFPTMIERCTVYRATEPAASWSRDRMRELSEPFGTSFERDGEELVLDLRG
- the glnA gene encoding type I glutamate--ammonia ligase, which produces MTNGNPTTAERDVLETIEAEDVDFLRLQFTDILGTVKNVSVPARQAEKAFTEGIYFDGSSIEGFVRIQESDMRLVPDPETFAVLPWRANGESAAARMICDVYDTSTDEPFEGDPRYVLKQALERAKKLGYTVNTAPEPEFFLFEEDEDGRATTETADHGGYFDVAPKDLASDVRRDIIYGLEDMGFEIEASHHEVARGQYEINFEYDDALSTADNVATFRTVVRAIAAEHDLHATFMPKPIPRINGSGMHTHMSLLTEDGENAFHDEDDEFDLSETAHSFLAGILEHAPAITAVANPTVNSYKRLVPGYEAPVYVAWSDRNRSALIRKPAARVPAASRVELRSPDPSCNPYLAFAAMIHAGLDGIERDLEAPEPVRENIYEFDEEKREEYGIDTLPANLGDAVAALEDDDVIYGALGEHVAPKFVEAKTQEFEEYIVEVSEWELGRYLETF
- the twy1 gene encoding 4-demethylwyosine synthase TYW1 codes for the protein MSDSADTGVGAGVDTDDEDDDGGPMQVSNPDYHNENHTAAQTCGWTKNALRGEGKCYKNIWYGIESHRCIQMTPVVRCNERCVFCWRDHSGHAYEMDDVEWDDPEAVVDASIDLQKKLLSGFGGNEKVPREVFEEAMEPRHVAISLDGEPTLYPYLSELIEAFHDRDVTTFLVSNGTRPDVIRECDPTQLYVSVDAPERHTFDQVVKATEDDAWEKLLETLDVLAAKDETRTVLRTTLIDGENMHSPGWYAGLFRRADPDFVELKAYMHVGHSRGRLDRSSMPDHEAVVEFAERVGEYMPDHPELKQVPASHVTLLSKTTDTWVPKLKKDSDFWERDPVVGD
- a CDS encoding phosphoglycolate phosphatase, whose protein sequence is MTPPLVLDIDGTLTRPDTWGIDPRIFDPLRAWDAPVVLATGKAFPYPVALCHFAGIPELVVAENGGVVYTGEEVHFTADPDAPRAVAEAYEDAGYSLGWGPEDTVNRWRETEIAVEHSQPETPLRELAAEHGLEVIDSGYAYHVKDPAVDKGAGVEAVADAVGFDLAETVAVGDSENDAATFEVVGHSVAVSNADEVAKAAADEVLETAHADGTLSVLERVRDGS